The following coding sequences lie in one Nitratireductor mangrovi genomic window:
- a CDS encoding adenylate/guanylate cyclase domain-containing protein, with translation MDLKNLSDRALTVQARTLNGMLNDIRGYYGANVVARVQGFEGDSIAAHNYEDIPGAVPIPATLSLELGNVIGTRGGEEIGYRFVSDATFANRAPHTLDTFEKAALAAFRASRDPEAVASEIEGSLFERRIRMAVPVVLGQACVSCHNSHPLSPRHDWQVGDVRGIQAITVHQPIATNILSFKYLFLYFAAAGAFGIALTGLNWRQANAFRRMNRELEEANGFLASVSMKISKYLSPQVYKSIFSGEKDVTLSTERKKLTIFFSDIKDFTETSEHLQPEELTSLLNEYFTEMSVIAHAHGATVDKFVGDAILAFFGDPTTKGAREDANACLDMAIAMQRRMVELKAEWRRRGIEKPFEVRMGINTGYCNVGNFGSADRMDYTIIGAEANLAARLQHIAEPGGIVIAYETWAHVRERVRARVLEPITLKGISGEVVPYAVEGIYERGGDQPDTISETGSGLSLFLDVGKLDAEARRRAEATLEKALGAVRSRGAANR, from the coding sequence ATGGACCTCAAGAACCTGTCCGATCGCGCCCTGACCGTTCAGGCCCGGACACTCAACGGCATGCTGAACGACATCCGCGGCTACTACGGCGCCAACGTCGTCGCCCGGGTGCAGGGATTCGAAGGCGACAGTATTGCCGCGCACAACTATGAGGACATTCCCGGTGCCGTGCCCATTCCGGCTACGCTTTCGCTGGAGCTCGGCAACGTCATCGGGACGCGTGGCGGCGAGGAGATCGGCTACCGTTTCGTGTCGGACGCCACATTCGCCAACAGGGCGCCGCACACCCTCGACACGTTCGAGAAGGCTGCGCTTGCCGCTTTTCGTGCCTCGCGCGATCCGGAAGCGGTGGCGAGTGAAATCGAGGGTTCGCTGTTCGAACGCCGCATTCGCATGGCGGTGCCTGTGGTGCTGGGTCAGGCCTGCGTGTCGTGCCACAATTCGCATCCGCTCAGCCCCCGCCATGACTGGCAGGTCGGCGACGTCCGTGGCATCCAGGCGATCACCGTTCACCAGCCGATCGCGACCAATATCCTCTCTTTCAAATATCTGTTCCTGTATTTCGCTGCCGCCGGCGCCTTCGGCATCGCGCTTACCGGTCTCAACTGGCGCCAGGCAAACGCGTTCCGGCGCATGAACCGCGAGCTGGAGGAGGCCAACGGCTTCCTCGCTTCGGTCTCGATGAAAATCTCGAAATATCTGTCGCCGCAGGTCTACAAGAGCATCTTCTCGGGCGAGAAGGACGTAACGCTTTCGACCGAGCGCAAGAAGCTGACGATCTTCTTTTCCGACATCAAGGACTTCACCGAAACGTCGGAACACCTCCAGCCGGAGGAGCTCACCAGCCTGCTCAACGAATATTTCACGGAAATGTCGGTGATTGCCCACGCCCACGGCGCGACCGTCGACAAGTTCGTCGGCGACGCCATCCTCGCGTTCTTCGGCGATCCCACCACGAAGGGTGCGCGCGAGGATGCCAACGCCTGTCTGGACATGGCGATCGCCATGCAGCGGCGGATGGTCGAGCTCAAGGCCGAATGGCGACGGCGCGGCATCGAAAAGCCGTTCGAGGTCCGCATGGGCATCAATACCGGCTACTGCAATGTCGGCAATTTCGGCTCCGCAGACCGGATGGACTACACCATCATCGGCGCCGAAGCGAACCTTGCCGCGCGTCTGCAGCACATCGCCGAACCGGGCGGCATCGTGATCGCCTACGAGACCTGGGCGCATGTGCGCGAGCGGGTGCGTGCCCGGGTGCTCGAGCCGATCACGCTGAAGGGCATTTCGGGCGAGGTCGTGCCTTATGCGGTCGAGGGCATTTACGAGCGCGGCGGCGACCAGCCGGATACGATCAGCGAAACCGGAAGCGGCCTTTCGCTCTTCCTCGACGTCGGCAAGCTCGACGCCGAGGCGCGCCGCCGTGCCGAAGCGACGCTGGAAAAGGCGCTCGGCGCGGTGCGTTCACGCGGTGCCGCCAATCGCTGA